AAATCGCTTTTTTGTTTCCAGGTCAGGGATCGCAGACAGTTGGGATGGGACAGGCCCTTGCAGATTCAGAGCAATCAGTCTCAGAAACTTTTAAAAAAGCGGACGAGGTTCTGGGTGAAAGCTTAAGCAGCTTGATTTTTGAGGGACCGCAAGAAAAGCTCACGCTCACAACAAATGCTCAGCCTGCTCTTTTGACAACTAGTATTGCGATCTTGAATTATTTCAGCCAGTTTGGAATCAAGCCGGATTACACTGCCGGACATAGCCTGGGTGAATATTCTGCATTGGTCGCTTCTGGAGCTATCTCGTTCGAAGACGCAGTGTATGCAGTCCGCAAACGTGGCGAATTCATGGAAGAAGCTGTACCGAATGGAGAAGGAACAATGGCTGCTGTCCTAGGCATGGACCGCCAAAAGCTAATGGATGTAACCGAAACAGTTACAGCTGGCGGAAAACCTGTTCAGCTGGCGAACTTGAATAGTCCAGGACAAATCGTAATTTCTGGTTCGAAAAGTGGAGTAGAAGAAGCTGCTGTAAAAGCAAAGGAAGCTGGTGCAAAACGGGTTATTCCTCTTGATGTCAGCGGTCCATTCCATTCATCACTAATGAAGCCGGCAGCTGAAAGATTTGAAGCTGTGTTGGACAATATTGCAATAAACGATGCGTCTGTCCCGGTGATTGGAAATGTAACTGCTGAACCGATGACTGAAGCTTCCGAATTCAAAAAAAGACTAGTGGAGCAGCTTTATTCTCCAGTACTATGGGAGGATTCAGTGTCCAAAATGCTGGAACTCGGCGTAGATACTTTTATCGAGATCGGACCAGGTAAGGTTTTGTCTGGGCTTGTAAAGAAAGTAGACCGTTCGGCAAAGACGTTCGCAATATATGACGCAGAAACATGTGAAGCAGCTGTTGCTGCCCTGAAGGAGGAGAAGGAATGAGACTAGAAGGTAAGGTGGCGCTGGTAACAGGAGCATCACGCGGGATTGGGCGCGAAATTGCTTTAGAACTTGCGAGGGAAGGCGCGTCTGTGGCTGTCAACTATGCAGGCAGTGAATCAAAAGCGCTTGAAGTGGTAGATGAGATCAAGGCGATGGGACGGGATGCTTTTGCTATCCAGGCAGATGTCTCCAACTCTGAATCAGTGACTGATATGACAAAAGAAACAATCGAGCGTTTCGGCAAGGTTGACATACTTGTTAACAATGCGGGTATAACAAAAGACAACCTATTGATGAGGATGAAAGAGTCCGAATGGGATGATGTAATCAATATCAATCTAAAAGGTGTCTTCTTGTGTACGAAAGCAGTTACAAGACAAATGATGAAGCAGAGAAGCGGCAGAATCATCAATATCTCTTCTATTGTTGGCGTCAGTGGGAATCCCGGTCAGGCAAACTATGTTGCTGCAAAATCCGGAGTAATCGGGCTTACGAAAACAACCGCGAAGGAACTTTCGTCAAGAGGCATCACCGTGAACGCTGTAGCTCCAGGCTTTATTACGACAGACATGACCGATAAGTTAAACGAGGATGTAAAAACTGAAATGCTGAAGCAAATACCGTTGGCTCGTCTCGGAGAGCCAAAAGACATTGCAAGAACCGTCATCTTCCTGGCATCCGAAGACAGTGCCTATATGACAGGCCAAACCCTCCACGTAGACGGCGGCATGGTGATGTAGAATATCTGGAAATAACCAGTGTAAGATTTATTGATAATTTGGACACTCTTTGGGTGAGAGTGAAATAATTTTTCTTAGTTAAAAAATTATTACAGCCATTTATTAATTAAATGAAATCAACTATAATGGCTTGAGGGGAGGTGAACAAGCATGGCAGACGTTTTAGAACGCGTAACAAAAATTATTGTTGACCGTTTGGGAGTAGAAGAATCTCAAGTAACTTTAGAGGCATCTTTTAAAGATGATCTTGGTGCTGATTCCCTTGATGTTGTTGAATTAGTTATGGAATTAGAGGACGAGTTCGACATGGAAATTTCTGATGATGATGCTGAAAAAATCGGTACAGTTGGTGACGCTGTTAACTACATAAATAGCCAAATGTAATTGATCGATTTACTAAGAAGCTCCGTTTTTATAAACGGGGCTTTCTTCTGTACATGGTCATCTCATACTCGGCTGCCGGATCAGAAGGTGTATTAGGCTAAGGCGGTCATGAAGAAGAAGCCTGTTTATATCCGGCAAATATTTTTATACGAAAAGCGACCATCCCCGCGAAACTAGCTTCTGTATAAAAAACTCCTTATGTTTTCCTTATAATTAAGTAATCTACTGGAATTAAGCCAAGTTTTTTTGCTTTATATACGATGTTTTTTGTAAACTGTTATTAGTCTGTATTGTTTTGTAAAATGCATAATCATTTAAAACAGCAATTCATGCAATGACAGCTTTAAATTATGAGCAAGGTGGAATAAATCATGCGCAACAATGGAAGAGAAAGAGAAAAAAAGAATATCCGCGCAAAGGAGCAGAAATTCAAAGAATTCCAGGACACTATTGGTATTCATTTTGATAGTGATAAGCTTTTAAGACAGGCTTTTACACATTCATCCTATGTGAATGAGCATCGCAGGAAGCCCCATGAAGATAATGAGAGGCTAGAGTTTCTTGGTGACGCTGTTTTGGAACTGACTGTATCCCAATTTTTGTATA
This window of the Mesobacillus jeotgali genome carries:
- a CDS encoding acyl carrier protein; this translates as MADVLERVTKIIVDRLGVEESQVTLEASFKDDLGADSLDVVELVMELEDEFDMEISDDDAEKIGTVGDAVNYINSQM
- the fabG gene encoding 3-oxoacyl-[acyl-carrier-protein] reductase, translating into MRLEGKVALVTGASRGIGREIALELAREGASVAVNYAGSESKALEVVDEIKAMGRDAFAIQADVSNSESVTDMTKETIERFGKVDILVNNAGITKDNLLMRMKESEWDDVININLKGVFLCTKAVTRQMMKQRSGRIINISSIVGVSGNPGQANYVAAKSGVIGLTKTTAKELSSRGITVNAVAPGFITTDMTDKLNEDVKTEMLKQIPLARLGEPKDIARTVIFLASEDSAYMTGQTLHVDGGMVM
- the fabD gene encoding ACP S-malonyltransferase, with product MGKIAFLFPGQGSQTVGMGQALADSEQSVSETFKKADEVLGESLSSLIFEGPQEKLTLTTNAQPALLTTSIAILNYFSQFGIKPDYTAGHSLGEYSALVASGAISFEDAVYAVRKRGEFMEEAVPNGEGTMAAVLGMDRQKLMDVTETVTAGGKPVQLANLNSPGQIVISGSKSGVEEAAVKAKEAGAKRVIPLDVSGPFHSSLMKPAAERFEAVLDNIAINDASVPVIGNVTAEPMTEASEFKKRLVEQLYSPVLWEDSVSKMLELGVDTFIEIGPGKVLSGLVKKVDRSAKTFAIYDAETCEAAVAALKEEKE